One window of Betaproteobacteria bacterium genomic DNA carries:
- a CDS encoding cation:proton antiporter, with product MDPEILVLALICGLLVVPRALQRFRIPAPLTCVALGIGASIAASEFREDVTLTLLATLGISSLFLFAGIEIDLKGLWKGKGMLAGHLAIRVASVTTVAWAGVEYLGLGWPEATLLAIALLTPSTGFILESLSRLGLTEEERFWVSNKAISAELVALAVLFGVLQSTSLERLGTASAALAALIVLLPFAYLLLGRLVVPHAPGSEFSLLVMVGLVAAYVTKLLGAYYLVGAFLAGLTARLLRRRMPALSSAANEHAVKVFASFFIPFYFFASGMHVPAEALTWDALGIGLAISAIILPLRVGTVWLHRRLFLRESPESSRRVAVALMPTLIFTLVLAAILRERYGIDDALFGGLLVYAAVSTALPSLLLAGPVDFGMLFDEEEQSPPASPALPPAAMESVPEAGAGGPESERAS from the coding sequence ATCGACCCCGAGATACTCGTCCTCGCGCTGATCTGCGGCCTGCTCGTCGTCCCGCGTGCCCTGCAGCGCTTCCGCATTCCGGCCCCGCTCACCTGCGTCGCGCTCGGCATCGGGGCAAGCATCGCGGCTTCGGAGTTTCGCGAAGACGTCACTCTCACGCTGCTCGCCACGCTGGGCATCTCCTCGCTGTTCCTGTTCGCGGGCATCGAGATCGACCTGAAGGGCCTGTGGAAGGGCAAGGGCATGCTCGCGGGCCACCTCGCGATCCGTGTCGCGTCGGTGACCACCGTCGCCTGGGCGGGCGTGGAGTACCTCGGGCTCGGCTGGCCCGAGGCCACGCTCCTTGCGATCGCCCTCCTCACCCCTTCGACGGGCTTCATCCTCGAATCGCTCTCCCGCCTGGGGCTCACGGAGGAGGAGCGGTTCTGGGTTTCCAACAAGGCGATCTCCGCCGAACTCGTCGCCCTGGCGGTTCTTTTCGGGGTTCTCCAGTCCACCTCCCTCGAGCGCCTCGGCACGGCCTCAGCCGCGCTCGCGGCGCTGATCGTCCTCCTGCCCTTCGCCTACCTCCTGCTCGGCAGGCTCGTCGTCCCGCATGCGCCCGGCTCGGAATTCTCGCTGCTCGTGATGGTGGGCCTGGTGGCCGCCTACGTGACGAAGCTGCTGGGCGCCTACTACCTCGTGGGCGCGTTCCTGGCGGGCCTGACCGCGCGCCTGCTGCGGCGTCGCATGCCTGCGCTTTCGTCGGCGGCGAACGAGCACGCCGTGAAGGTCTTCGCATCCTTCTTCATCCCCTTCTATTTCTTTGCGAGCGGCATGCATGTGCCGGCAGAGGCGCTCACGTGGGACGCGCTCGGGATAGGGCTTGCGATTTCGGCAATCATCCTGCCCCTGCGTGTCGGCACCGTGTGGCTGCATCGCCGCCTCTTCCTGCGGGAAAGCCCGGAGAGCAGCCGGCGCGTCGCCGTCGCGCTGATGCCCACGCTCATCTTCACTCTCGTACTTGCCGCGATCCTGCGCGAGCGTTATGGCATCGACGACGCCCTGTTTGGCGGATTGCTCGTCTATGCGGCCGTCTCCACCGCGCTTCCTTCGCTCCTGCTCGCCGGACCGGTCGATTTCGGGATGTTGTTCGACGAGGAGGAGCAATCCCCACCGGCGTCGCCCGCCCTTCCGCCCGCCGCGATGGAGTCGGTGCCCGAGGCCGGGGCCGGCGGGCCCGAAAGCGAGCGCGCATCATGA
- a CDS encoding GNAT family N-acetyltransferase: MVDERASGGPGVNILSAGAAQGLASAVAAQAGIELSGTFGAVGGVIERFLAGDACDVVILTHAQVTQLTARNRVALDFCADLGVVRAAMRALSEAGGHPIGCAQTTEIVATPGVALVAPLPREHQLATVYTVALKAGTASAHARDFAQRLTGADTVAARSAAGFEGVAIRRATGADAAGTREVVFGALAEYGLVPEPFGTDADLMDLDAHYFSRGGMFDVAIDGNGRIVACCGLKPMAGGALELRKMYAQRDFRGKGLGRRLLERSLAFARATGSARVELETASVLKEAIALYESASFVPRPGKLDTCRCDRAFVLALS; encoded by the coding sequence ATGGTCGATGAACGGGCGAGCGGCGGACCTGGCGTCAACATCCTCAGCGCCGGCGCCGCACAGGGGCTGGCGAGCGCCGTGGCGGCGCAGGCCGGCATCGAGCTCTCCGGCACTTTCGGTGCCGTGGGCGGCGTCATCGAGCGTTTCCTCGCCGGCGATGCCTGCGATGTCGTCATCCTCACGCATGCCCAGGTAACGCAGCTCACCGCGCGCAACCGCGTGGCCCTTGATTTCTGCGCCGACCTGGGCGTCGTGCGCGCCGCGATGCGAGCGCTTTCCGAAGCCGGCGGCCACCCCATCGGGTGCGCGCAGACCACGGAGATCGTGGCGACCCCCGGAGTTGCGCTCGTCGCGCCACTGCCCAGGGAACACCAGCTGGCGACGGTGTACACGGTCGCCCTGAAGGCGGGAACGGCAAGTGCGCATGCGCGCGACTTCGCGCAGCGCCTGACGGGCGCGGATACGGTTGCGGCGCGGTCGGCTGCGGGATTCGAGGGCGTGGCCATCCGGCGGGCGACGGGCGCAGACGCCGCCGGCACGCGCGAAGTCGTGTTCGGCGCCCTCGCGGAATACGGGCTCGTGCCCGAACCCTTCGGCACCGACGCGGACCTGATGGACCTGGACGCGCATTATTTCTCGCGCGGCGGCATGTTCGATGTCGCGATCGACGGGAACGGTCGCATCGTTGCCTGCTGCGGGTTGAAGCCCATGGCCGGCGGCGCCCTCGAGTTGCGCAAGATGTATGCACAACGCGATTTCCGCGGAAAAGGGCTCGGCCGGCGGCTGCTCGAACGCTCGCTTGCCTTCGCCCGCGCCACCGGCAGCGCCCGCGTCGAGCTGGAAACGGCCTCCGTGCTGAAGGAAGCGATCGCGCTCTACGAAAGCGCCAGCTTCGTCCCGCGTCCCGGAAAACTCGACACCTGCCGCTGCGACCGCGCGTTCGTACTCGCGCTTTCCTGA
- a CDS encoding RtcB family protein produces the protein MPILATLTKGRVPVKAWTGDIEPEARRQLENVASLPIVHGHVAAMPDVHLGIGATVGSVIPTRRAIIPAAVGVDIGCGMNAMRLSLTANDLPQNLGRIRSAIEAAVPVGFDQHSECPIEDGRVLRTMDRRLQAIARRHPGLVKLQRNFEQTWARQLGSLGGGNHFIELCLDESQRAWVMLHSGSRGVGNAMGRYFIERARREAERLDRRLPDRDLAWLDEGTPLFDDYVASVGWAQDYALANRREMMRLIVEALRRHLPAFSLESEAINCHHNYVARERHLGEDLYITRKGAIRAGVGELGIIPGSMGARSFIVRGLGNEASFCSCSHGAGRRMSRTEARRRFSRDDLERQTTGVECRKDGGVIDEIPAAYKNIDEVMAQQSDLVEVVHTLRQVVCVKG, from the coding sequence GTGCCGATCCTCGCCACCCTCACGAAGGGCCGCGTTCCCGTGAAGGCCTGGACGGGCGACATCGAACCCGAAGCGCGGCGCCAGCTGGAAAACGTGGCCAGCCTCCCGATCGTTCATGGCCATGTGGCGGCCATGCCCGACGTGCACCTGGGAATCGGCGCCACGGTGGGCAGCGTCATCCCCACGAGGCGGGCCATCATCCCGGCGGCGGTCGGCGTGGACATCGGCTGCGGCATGAACGCGATGCGGCTGTCCCTCACCGCGAACGACCTGCCGCAGAACCTCGGGCGAATCCGCTCGGCCATCGAGGCCGCGGTGCCCGTCGGCTTCGACCAGCACAGCGAATGCCCGATCGAGGACGGGCGCGTGCTGCGCACGATGGATCGCCGCCTGCAGGCGATCGCGCGCAGGCATCCCGGGCTCGTGAAGCTGCAGAGGAATTTCGAGCAGACGTGGGCGCGCCAGCTGGGCTCGCTGGGCGGCGGCAACCATTTCATCGAGCTGTGCCTGGACGAGTCGCAGCGCGCGTGGGTGATGCTTCATTCGGGATCGCGCGGCGTGGGCAATGCCATGGGCCGCTACTTCATCGAGCGCGCCCGGCGCGAGGCCGAGCGCCTGGACCGCCGCCTGCCGGACCGAGACCTGGCCTGGCTGGACGAAGGCACGCCCCTCTTCGACGACTACGTGGCGTCGGTGGGCTGGGCGCAGGACTACGCGCTCGCCAACCGGCGCGAGATGATGCGCCTCATCGTGGAGGCCCTGCGCCGCCACCTGCCCGCGTTCTCCCTCGAGAGCGAGGCGATCAACTGCCACCACAATTACGTGGCGCGCGAGCGGCACCTGGGCGAGGATCTCTACATCACGCGCAAGGGTGCCATCCGCGCGGGCGTGGGCGAACTCGGCATCATTCCCGGCAGCATGGGCGCCCGCTCCTTCATCGTGCGCGGCCTCGGCAACGAGGCTTCGTTCTGCTCGTGCTCGCACGGCGCCGGCCGGCGCATGAGCCGCACCGAGGCCAGGCGCCGGTTCTCGCGCGACGATCTCGAGCGGCAGACGACGGGCGTGGAATGCCGCAAGGACGGCGGCGTGATCGACGAGATCCCGGCCGCGTACAAGAACATCGATGAAGTGATGGCGCAGCAGTCCGACCTCGTCGAGGTCGTGCACACGCTCAGGCAGGTGGTGTGCGTGAAGGGGTGA
- a CDS encoding YIP1 family protein, with amino-acid sequence MSLIDRVKNILLTPKTEWPVIAGEASTTGELMGGYVAPLAGISVLCAFVGQSLVGMSLPFIGTYRTPVLAGIGVAVFSFAMAFVGTFILSLIINALAPKFGGEKNPAQALKVAVYSYTPAWIAGVLGIIPALSLIGVLISLYGLYLLYLGLPRLMKNPEEKSIGYTAVVVICAIVIGIVFSLMAGGLMALTGGGPMMGGMHGGRGPAVTFDKDSPMGKLEGFSKQMEGVGKKMEAAQKSGDPNAQMKAAMEGLGVVMGGGKRFEPVGIEQLKPMVPEKFAGLPRTSQDAEKGGIAGLQMSKVEAKYGDGAGKRVELEVSDTGGAGGLMGLAGWMNIQGEKENDGRIERTRREGNRTVHEEISKRGGDNEYTVVLGERFVVSARGQGVAIDALRSGVGSLDLGKLESMKDVGAIK; translated from the coding sequence ATGAGCCTGATCGACCGCGTCAAGAACATCCTCCTCACACCAAAGACCGAATGGCCCGTGATCGCGGGAGAGGCGTCGACCACCGGCGAGCTCATGGGCGGCTATGTCGCCCCGCTCGCGGGCATCAGCGTGCTCTGCGCTTTCGTCGGCCAATCCCTCGTGGGCATGAGCCTGCCCTTCATCGGCACGTACCGCACGCCCGTCCTCGCGGGGATCGGGGTTGCCGTCTTCTCGTTCGCGATGGCCTTCGTCGGCACCTTCATCCTGTCGCTCATCATCAATGCGCTCGCGCCCAAGTTCGGCGGCGAGAAGAACCCGGCGCAGGCACTGAAGGTCGCGGTCTATTCCTACACGCCCGCGTGGATCGCGGGCGTCCTCGGCATCATCCCGGCATTGAGCCTCATCGGCGTCCTCATCTCGCTCTACGGCCTCTACCTCCTCTACCTGGGGCTGCCGCGGCTGATGAAGAATCCGGAGGAGAAGTCGATCGGCTACACCGCCGTGGTCGTGATCTGCGCCATCGTCATCGGAATCGTGTTCTCGCTGATGGCGGGCGGCCTGATGGCGCTCACGGGCGGCGGTCCGATGATGGGCGGAATGCACGGCGGGCGCGGGCCGGCCGTCACCTTCGACAAGGATTCCCCGATGGGCAAGCTCGAGGGATTCAGCAAGCAGATGGAAGGTGTGGGCAAGAAAATGGAGGCCGCGCAGAAGAGCGGCGACCCCAACGCGCAGATGAAGGCCGCGATGGAGGGGCTGGGCGTGGTGATGGGCGGCGGCAAGCGCTTCGAGCCCGTCGGCATCGAGCAGTTGAAGCCGATGGTTCCGGAGAAATTCGCCGGCCTGCCGCGCACGAGCCAGGACGCGGAGAAGGGCGGCATTGCCGGGCTGCAGATGTCGAAGGTCGAGGCGAAGTACGGCGACGGCGCCGGCAAGCGCGTCGAGCTCGAGGTGTCGGACACCGGCGGCGCCGGCGGCCTCATGGGGCTGGCGGGCTGGATGAACATCCAGGGCGAGAAGGAAAACGACGGGCGCATCGAGCGCACGCGCCGCGAGGGCAACCGCACGGTCCACGAGGAGATCTCGAAGCGCGGCGGCGACAACGAGTACACCGTGGTTCTGGGCGAGCGGTTCGTCGTGAGCGCCCGGGGCCAGGGCGTTGCGATCGACGCGCTCAGGTCGGGGGTGGGTTCGCTCGACCTCGGCAAGCTCGAATCGATGAAGGACGTGGGCGCGATCAAGTAG
- a CDS encoding NYN domain-containing protein: MAEIRNLAVFCDFENVALGVREAKYDKFDISKVLERLLVKGSIVVKKAYCDWERYKEFKAPMHQASFELIEIPHVRQSGKNSADIRMVVDALDLCYTKSHVDTFVIVSGDSDFSPLVSKLRENAKTVIGIGVKMSTSDLLIANCDEFIYYDDLVRAHPPKRQAARKAEDKPAAAAKDKDEKKEKERDNTGGGGKKQEAIDLVLETIDDLVDERGVEETLWGSMVKQAIKRRKPGFSESYYGYRSFNQLLEELQAKGLLELERDDKSGGYTIRSVAPDED, from the coding sequence ATGGCGGAAATCCGCAACCTCGCCGTTTTCTGCGACTTCGAGAACGTCGCGCTCGGCGTCCGCGAGGCGAAATACGACAAGTTCGACATCAGCAAGGTGCTCGAGCGCCTGCTGGTGAAGGGCAGCATCGTGGTGAAGAAGGCCTACTGCGACTGGGAGCGCTACAAGGAATTCAAGGCGCCCATGCACCAGGCCTCCTTCGAGCTGATCGAGATTCCGCACGTGCGCCAGTCCGGCAAGAACTCCGCCGACATCCGCATGGTGGTGGACGCGCTCGACCTGTGCTACACCAAGAGCCACGTCGACACCTTCGTGATCGTGAGCGGGGACTCCGACTTCTCCCCGCTCGTCTCCAAGCTGCGCGAGAACGCGAAGACCGTGATCGGCATCGGGGTGAAGATGAGCACCTCCGACCTCCTCATCGCCAACTGCGACGAGTTCATCTACTACGACGACCTGGTGCGCGCGCACCCGCCGAAGCGGCAGGCCGCGAGGAAGGCGGAGGACAAGCCCGCGGCCGCCGCGAAGGACAAGGACGAGAAGAAGGAAAAGGAACGCGACAACACCGGGGGCGGCGGCAAGAAGCAGGAAGCCATCGACCTGGTCCTGGAGACGATCGACGACCTTGTCGACGAGCGCGGCGTCGAGGAGACGCTCTGGGGCTCGATGGTGAAGCAGGCGATCAAGCGCAGGAAGCCCGGCTTCAGCGAGAGCTACTACGGCTATCGCTCGTTCAACCAGCTGCTGGAGGAACTGCAGGCCAAGGGTCTCCTCGAGCTGGAGCGCGACGACAAGAGCGGCGGCTACACCATCCGCAGCGTCGCGCCGGACGAGGACTAG
- a CDS encoding ABC transporter ATP-binding protein produces MLSADCDNLIEIRDLHFAYGKRQILRKLDLDIPKGKVVAILGASGCGKTTLLKLIGGALKPARGTVKVCGHDVHALDHEGLYRLRRRIGMMFQKGGLFSDLTVFENIAFPIREHTQLPEDIIAGLVKMKLNAVGLRGARSLYPGELSGGMSRRVALARAIALDPDLVIYDEPFAGLDPITLNVICHLIRTLNDALGSTSVVVTYDVPEALKLADYLYVMGEGRIIGHGPTKEMLASDDPFVHQFLHAEPDGPVPFHFPAMPIGEELELAAPRKARGLASR; encoded by the coding sequence ATGCTCTCTGCCGACTGCGACAACCTGATCGAGATCCGCGACCTGCATTTCGCGTACGGCAAGCGGCAGATCCTGAGGAAGCTCGACCTCGACATCCCGAAGGGGAAGGTCGTCGCGATCCTGGGCGCCAGCGGCTGCGGGAAGACGACGCTCCTGAAACTGATCGGCGGCGCGCTCAAGCCGGCGCGGGGCACCGTGAAGGTGTGCGGGCACGACGTGCACGCGCTCGACCACGAGGGGCTCTACCGCCTGCGCCGGAGAATCGGCATGATGTTCCAGAAGGGCGGGCTGTTCAGCGATCTCACGGTGTTCGAGAACATCGCCTTTCCGATTCGGGAGCACACGCAGCTTCCCGAGGACATCATTGCCGGGCTCGTGAAGATGAAGCTGAACGCGGTGGGGCTGCGCGGCGCGCGTTCGCTCTACCCCGGCGAGCTCTCGGGCGGCATGTCCCGGCGCGTGGCGCTGGCGCGCGCCATCGCACTCGACCCCGATCTCGTCATCTACGACGAGCCCTTCGCCGGCCTGGACCCGATCACGCTCAACGTGATCTGCCACCTGATCCGCACGCTGAACGACGCGTTGGGAAGCACCTCGGTGGTCGTGACCTACGACGTGCCCGAAGCCCTGAAGCTCGCCGACTACCTCTACGTGATGGGCGAAGGGCGCATCATCGGCCACGGGCCGACGAAGGAAATGCTGGCTTCCGACGACCCGTTCGTGCACCAGTTCCTGCACGCCGAGCCCGACGGGCCGGTGCCGTTCCATTTCCCGGCGATGCCGATCGGCGAGGAGCTGGAACTTGCGGCGCCCAGGAAGGCGCGAGGGCTCGCTTCGCGCTAG
- a CDS encoding tripartite tricarboxylate transporter substrate binding protein has translation MFLRLAGAACAALVLAVPAHAQTEYPTHTVTMIVPFPPGGVADITARPAAEAMGRYLKQTVIVENRAGAGGGIGMQYVARAKPDGYTVLLALSSISIIPEADRILGRAPMYQLSQLVPIARFTADPTVLAVRADSPWKSAKDMIDAAKKAPGAIPYGSSGNYGTMHVPMEMLMGAADTKMLHVPFTGAGPAVVALLGGSVDALSTGPSSIMGHVKAGKVRVLASWGDSRHPALPDVPTLKELGYDAQFSQWTGLFVPAGTPEPVIAKLREAAKAVASDATFLAALARVETPPQYLDQPQFRAFWDADAKKLADVVKKIGKVE, from the coding sequence ATGTTCCTTCGCCTTGCCGGGGCCGCATGCGCCGCCCTCGTTCTCGCCGTTCCCGCCCACGCCCAGACCGAGTACCCCACGCACACGGTCACGATGATCGTGCCGTTCCCGCCCGGTGGCGTGGCCGACATCACCGCGCGGCCTGCCGCCGAGGCGATGGGCCGCTACCTGAAGCAGACGGTCATCGTCGAGAACAGGGCCGGCGCCGGCGGCGGCATCGGCATGCAGTACGTCGCACGCGCGAAGCCGGACGGCTACACGGTGCTGCTGGCGCTGTCGTCGATCTCGATCATCCCGGAGGCCGACAGGATCCTCGGCCGCGCTCCGATGTACCAGCTCTCGCAACTCGTCCCCATCGCGCGCTTCACCGCCGATCCGACCGTGCTCGCCGTGCGCGCCGACAGCCCGTGGAAGAGCGCGAAGGACATGATCGACGCCGCGAAGAAGGCGCCGGGCGCCATCCCCTACGGCTCGTCGGGAAACTACGGCACGATGCACGTGCCGATGGAGATGCTCATGGGGGCGGCGGACACGAAAATGCTGCACGTGCCGTTCACTGGCGCCGGCCCCGCAGTGGTCGCCCTCCTGGGCGGCAGCGTGGACGCGCTCTCCACCGGCCCGTCGTCGATCATGGGGCACGTGAAGGCCGGCAAGGTGCGGGTGCTGGCGAGCTGGGGCGATTCCCGCCACCCGGCCCTGCCCGACGTGCCCACGCTCAAGGAGCTGGGATACGACGCGCAGTTCTCGCAGTGGACGGGGCTCTTCGTCCCGGCCGGCACGCCGGAGCCCGTGATCGCGAAGCTGCGCGAGGCCGCGAAGGCCGTCGCGTCCGACGCCACCTTCCTCGCGGCTCTCGCGCGGGTGGAGACTCCGCCCCAGTACCTCGACCAGCCGCAGTTCCGTGCCTTCTGGGATGCCGACGCGAAGAAGCTCGCCGACGTCGTGAAAAAAATCGGCAAGGTCGAATGA
- the gstA gene encoding glutathione transferase GstA, producing the protein MKLYYFPGACSIAPHIVAREAGIPLELEKVDLGSKRTATGEDYNTVNPKGYVPALRLDDGSVLTEVSALIQYLADRAPSSGLIPAAGTMERYRVLEWIGYISTEIHKGFGPLWNAKLAPEARTTALVALARRLDLVEQTLARQPFLTGQGFTVADAYLFSVASWAPWVKLDMAPWPKLRDFIARVAARPKVQEVLVAEGLSE; encoded by the coding sequence ATGAAGCTCTACTATTTCCCGGGCGCGTGCTCCATCGCGCCGCACATCGTCGCCCGCGAGGCGGGCATTCCCCTCGAGCTGGAGAAGGTCGATCTCGGCTCGAAGCGCACCGCCACCGGCGAGGACTACAACACCGTGAACCCCAAGGGCTACGTCCCGGCGCTGCGCCTGGACGACGGCTCCGTGCTCACCGAGGTGTCGGCCCTCATCCAGTACCTCGCGGACCGGGCGCCGTCCTCCGGCCTCATCCCGGCCGCGGGCACGATGGAGCGCTATCGCGTGCTCGAATGGATCGGCTACATCTCGACGGAGATCCACAAGGGCTTCGGTCCCCTGTGGAACGCAAAGCTCGCTCCGGAGGCCCGCACGACCGCCCTTGTGGCGCTCGCCCGCCGCCTCGACCTCGTCGAGCAGACACTCGCGCGTCAGCCGTTCCTCACCGGCCAGGGCTTCACCGTGGCCGACGCCTACCTCTTCAGCGTGGCGAGCTGGGCCCCCTGGGTCAAGCTGGACATGGCGCCGTGGCCGAAGCTGCGCGATTTCATCGCCCGCGTCGCCGCGAGGCCGAAGGTGCAGGAAGTGCTCGTGGCCGAGGGCCTGTCGGAGTAG
- a CDS encoding fumarylacetoacetate hydrolase family protein yields the protein MSASRRQFLNAGAAVGAAAVAACATPQQAGAGNDSLLFPQAPTTVPIVGSDKQFQVRRIYCVGRNYAAHAREMGSDPTREPPFFFQKPTDAIQVAPPGVTIDHPYPPITKNYHYEVELVAALGKGGRNVTAQQALDMVYAYAVGLDMTRRDLQRAMGDQKKPWEVGKSFDKSAVISHLHPAGKTGHLTKGAIWLKVNGAIKQNADLNQMTWNVAEQIANLSTFYELFPGDIIYSGTPANVGPVVRGDIMTGHIDGIYEINAKIV from the coding sequence ATGAGCGCTTCCAGAAGACAGTTCCTCAATGCCGGTGCGGCCGTCGGCGCCGCGGCCGTTGCCGCATGCGCAACGCCGCAACAGGCCGGCGCGGGCAACGACAGCCTCTTGTTTCCCCAGGCTCCGACGACCGTGCCCATCGTCGGCAGCGACAAGCAATTCCAGGTCCGCCGCATCTACTGCGTCGGCCGCAACTACGCGGCGCACGCCCGCGAAATGGGTTCCGACCCCACGCGCGAGCCGCCGTTCTTCTTCCAGAAGCCCACGGACGCGATCCAGGTCGCGCCGCCGGGAGTCACCATCGATCATCCGTACCCGCCGATCACCAAGAATTACCACTACGAGGTGGAGCTGGTGGCCGCGCTCGGCAAGGGCGGCCGCAACGTGACGGCGCAGCAGGCGCTCGACATGGTGTACGCCTACGCGGTCGGCCTCGACATGACCCGCCGCGACCTGCAGCGCGCCATGGGCGACCAGAAGAAGCCGTGGGAAGTGGGCAAGAGCTTCGACAAGTCCGCGGTCATCAGCCACCTCCACCCCGCCGGAAAGACCGGGCACCTGACCAAGGGCGCGATCTGGCTCAAGGTCAACGGGGCGATCAAGCAGAATGCCGACCTGAACCAGATGACCTGGAACGTGGCCGAGCAGATCGCCAACCTCTCGACTTTCTATGAACTCTTCCCCGGCGACATCATCTATTCGGGGACGCCGGCGAATGTGGGCCCCGTGGTTCGGGGCGACATCATGACCGGGCACATCGACGGCATCTACGAAATCAACGCGAAGATCGTCTAG
- a CDS encoding carboxymuconolactone decarboxylase family protein: MGPDRLPPLPDASLSPAQQRAAAELASGPRGAVFGPFVPLLRSPDLLSPLQKAGEYLRYKSALPPRLSEFAILIVARRWNQQFEWHIHAPIAERAGVAAAHVRAVAQGQRPDDMAPDEAVVHDFLQELHDNLGVSDTTYGRAVEHFGERGVVDLCGLCGYYSTLAMVMNVARTPLPDGVPPPFET, encoded by the coding sequence ATGGGACCCGACCGCCTCCCCCCGCTTCCCGACGCAAGCCTCAGCCCCGCGCAGCAGCGCGCAGCAGCGGAGCTCGCGAGCGGACCGCGGGGGGCGGTGTTCGGTCCGTTCGTCCCCCTGCTGCGCAGCCCCGATCTGCTCTCGCCCCTGCAGAAGGCCGGCGAGTACCTGCGGTACAAGAGCGCGCTCCCGCCCAGGCTTTCGGAATTCGCGATCCTCATCGTGGCCCGCCGCTGGAACCAGCAGTTCGAATGGCACATCCACGCGCCTATCGCCGAACGCGCCGGCGTTGCGGCCGCGCATGTCCGCGCGGTGGCCCAGGGCCAGCGCCCCGACGACATGGCCCCCGACGAGGCCGTCGTGCACGACTTCCTGCAGGAGCTGCATGACAACCTCGGCGTCAGCGACACGACCTACGGCCGCGCCGTGGAGCACTTCGGGGAACGCGGGGTGGTCGATCTCTGCGGCCTGTGCGGCTACTACTCCACCCTCGCGATGGTGATGAACGTCGCGCGCACGCCGCTGCCCGACGGCGTCCCCCCGCCCTTCGAGACGTAG